One window from the genome of Halomicrobium zhouii encodes:
- a CDS encoding DUF4349 domain-containing protein has translation MIQIRPDRRQIALLLTAALVVLAGCAGMGGGGDAASAPQAGGDGGSAELDASFDGSGGNGVGSYYTDDGDRVVVRESDMALRVDNFSRAFHRLRAIAADNDGYVGDRSQDSQGEWDRGTVTVRVPPERFASARDAIAALGHVEREDVRVKDFTSEYDDRAERIRQLEAEERELERLLNETDDVDEAERVREDLRQVRGDIRNLRSQQQSLQQRESMSTIRVDMHEPESEKPPRNYESAFGFTDAFLEAFYGGLTALKYVIVFFGYVIPIGLALIPLGAFGVGIVAGWRRSIGFVRRLFASSGGGRPGVSGGHGAVGERAGADEGRGVDESSGGEGGDGGQD, from the coding sequence ATGATCCAGATCAGGCCAGACCGACGGCAGATCGCCCTCCTCCTGACGGCCGCCCTCGTCGTCCTCGCCGGCTGTGCGGGGATGGGCGGCGGCGGAGACGCGGCCAGCGCACCGCAGGCGGGCGGGGACGGTGGCAGCGCGGAACTGGACGCGAGCTTCGACGGTAGTGGCGGGAACGGCGTCGGGAGCTACTACACCGACGACGGCGACCGCGTCGTCGTCAGGGAGTCCGACATGGCGTTGCGCGTCGACAACTTTAGCCGCGCCTTCCACCGACTCCGGGCCATCGCCGCGGACAACGACGGCTACGTCGGCGACCGCTCGCAGGACAGCCAGGGCGAGTGGGACCGCGGAACCGTCACCGTTCGCGTCCCGCCCGAACGCTTCGCCAGCGCGCGGGACGCCATCGCCGCGCTGGGCCACGTCGAGCGTGAGGACGTCCGCGTGAAGGACTTCACGAGCGAGTACGACGACCGCGCGGAGCGGATCCGACAGCTCGAAGCGGAAGAACGTGAACTCGAACGGCTCCTGAACGAGACCGACGACGTCGACGAGGCCGAACGGGTCCGCGAGGACCTCCGCCAGGTCCGCGGCGACATCCGGAACCTGCGCAGCCAGCAACAGTCCCTCCAGCAACGCGAGTCGATGTCGACCATCCGCGTCGACATGCACGAACCCGAGAGCGAGAAGCCACCGAGGAACTACGAGTCCGCCTTCGGCTTCACCGACGCGTTCCTCGAGGCGTTCTACGGCGGCCTGACGGCCCTGAAGTACGTCATCGTCTTCTTCGGCTACGTCATCCCCATCGGGCTCGCGCTGATCCCGCTTGGCGCCTTCGGCGTGGGCATCGTGGCCGGCTGGCGGCGGTCGATAGGATTCGTCCGGCGGCTGTTCGCGAGCAGTGGCGGCGGACGGCCCGGCGTGAGCGGTGGGCACGGGGCCGTCGGAGAACGAGCGGGGGCTGACGAAGGGCGTGGTGTTGACGAGAGTAGCGGCGGTGAGGGTGGCGATGGCGGCCAGGACTAA
- a CDS encoding HVO_0234 family beta-propeller protein translates to MPDDDDISLSEKRVYEARREATRAYVASGVGVAHFDASDDQIGRFGLDRQCVARDVAGADDRLLVATDEDVLVGSEDGFESTGFGPAVAVGVGEVLLAAGPDGRVARLTDGAWETVGQVDDVRAIDGDLVAAAEGVYQAERADGLDLSHDGLEDVRDVAAAGPLVATDSGLSAGDGDGGWDRVLEGRATVVASDGEHAHAVVDGTLFERVDGTWRDADAPAGTVVGVAYDRGTFAVTDDGRVLLDPETAKDGSPGWRTRSLGLTDVVGVAIP, encoded by the coding sequence ATGCCGGACGACGACGACATCTCCCTGTCGGAAAAGCGAGTGTACGAGGCCCGCCGAGAGGCGACGCGGGCCTACGTTGCCAGCGGCGTCGGCGTCGCCCACTTCGACGCCTCGGACGACCAGATCGGTCGGTTCGGCCTCGACCGCCAGTGCGTCGCTCGCGACGTCGCGGGCGCCGACGACCGGTTACTCGTCGCCACGGACGAGGACGTGCTCGTGGGCAGCGAAGACGGGTTCGAGTCGACGGGGTTCGGCCCGGCGGTCGCGGTCGGCGTCGGCGAGGTGTTGCTGGCGGCCGGTCCCGACGGCCGCGTCGCCCGACTGACCGACGGCGCGTGGGAGACGGTCGGCCAGGTCGACGACGTCCGTGCGATAGACGGCGATCTGGTCGCCGCGGCAGAGGGGGTCTACCAGGCCGAACGCGCGGACGGCCTGGACCTCTCACACGACGGCCTGGAGGACGTTCGAGACGTCGCTGCTGCCGGGCCGCTCGTCGCGACCGATTCTGGGCTCTCCGCCGGCGACGGCGATGGTGGCTGGGACCGTGTACTGGAGGGGCGAGCCACGGTGGTCGCCAGCGACGGCGAGCACGCCCACGCCGTGGTAGACGGGACGCTCTTCGAACGCGTCGACGGCACGTGGCGCGACGCCGACGCCCCCGCCGGAACCGTGGTCGGCGTGGCCTACGACCGGGGCACCTTCGCCGTCACTGACGACGGCCGCGTCCTGCTCGACCCCGAGACCGCCAAGGACGGCTCGCCAGGGTGGCGTACCAGGTCGCTGGGCCTCACCGACGTTGTCGGTGTCGCGATTCCGTGA
- the ileS gene encoding isoleucine--tRNA ligase codes for MSSPERFGEVDDQYDPGAVEERVFDYWDEVDAYEQTVEHRADGEDFFFVDGPPYTSGSAHMGHAWNKSLKDVYIRYKRMQGFDVTDRPGYDMHGLPIETKVEEEMEFENKKDIEEFGVENFIDACREFAEGSLDSLQSDFIDFGVWMDWDDPYKTINPEYMEAAWWGFAQANERDLVEQGMRSITQCPRCETAIANNEVEYEDVEDPSIYVKFPLEDREGFLVIWTTTPWTIPANTFVAVDADLDYVGVDVEMDGRTERLYVAEECAEDVVHEAGYDDYEVVEELTGEEMVGWEYEHPLRDEVPDAPGGGSNDFEGALQVYDADYVEADRTGLVHSAPGHGEEDFERGRELGLDIVCPVGGDGVYTDEAGIYAGEYVKDVNDGIITDLRSRGLMLAAGTTSHSYGHCWRCDTGIIQIVTDQWFITITDVKADLLDNIGDSKWYPEWARENRFRDFVEDAPDWNVSRQRYWGIPIPIWLPDNWSGDMDDAVVVADRDELAERVDQDVDPDDVDLHKDTVDDLTITEDGVTYERVPDVFDVWLDSSVATWGTLDYPEETEAFEELWPADLILEAHDQTRGWFWSQLGMGTAAVGESPYKRVLMHGHALMPDGRAMSKSRDIRVDPGEVIDDYGADPMRAFLLSLTARGEDMQFSYDETAEMQRRLNILWNVFRFPLPYMRMDGFDPDEVSVDDVDLAIEDRWVLSRLQTVEAEATEAMEEYRQDLAIDEVLEFVVEDVSRYYVQLVRERMWEEEDSESKRAAYATLYRVLREVVALLAPFTPFVAEEIYGHLTGADGHPTVHMCDWPEADERLRDDDLETRVEAVRAVEEAGSNARQQAERKLRWPVTRVVVDTDSLPVADAIAAHEDLVADRLNARSVEVLGPDESWGELSYSAEADMSVLGPAFGDDAGRVMQALNDARVDGPDLDALESAVEESLGEDVEITDEMVEFRRQTPDGVSGTEFEALDGSGVVYVDTTLTEDIESEGYAREVVRRVQEMRKDMELDIEERIRLDLSVADERVDRLVREHEDLIKEEVRADELGDVTDGHEKTWDVEGVEMTIAIEAIATPEASD; via the coding sequence ATGAGTTCCCCGGAGCGGTTCGGAGAAGTCGACGACCAGTACGACCCCGGGGCCGTCGAGGAGCGGGTGTTCGACTACTGGGACGAGGTCGACGCCTACGAGCAGACGGTCGAGCACCGGGCCGACGGCGAGGACTTCTTCTTCGTCGACGGGCCGCCGTACACGTCGGGGTCGGCCCACATGGGCCACGCCTGGAACAAGAGCCTCAAGGACGTCTACATCCGCTACAAGCGGATGCAGGGCTTCGACGTCACGGACCGCCCGGGCTACGACATGCACGGGCTCCCCATCGAGACGAAGGTGGAGGAGGAGATGGAGTTCGAGAACAAGAAGGACATCGAGGAGTTCGGCGTCGAGAACTTCATCGACGCCTGCCGGGAGTTCGCCGAGGGGAGCCTGGACAGCCTCCAGTCCGACTTCATCGACTTCGGCGTCTGGATGGACTGGGACGACCCGTACAAGACGATCAACCCGGAGTACATGGAGGCCGCCTGGTGGGGCTTCGCACAGGCTAACGAGCGCGACCTCGTCGAGCAGGGGATGCGCTCCATCACGCAGTGTCCCCGCTGTGAGACCGCCATCGCCAACAACGAAGTCGAGTACGAGGACGTCGAGGACCCGTCGATCTACGTGAAGTTCCCCCTAGAGGACCGCGAGGGGTTCCTCGTCATCTGGACGACGACGCCGTGGACCATCCCCGCGAACACGTTCGTCGCCGTCGACGCCGACCTCGACTACGTCGGCGTCGACGTCGAGATGGACGGACGGACCGAACGGCTCTACGTCGCCGAAGAGTGCGCCGAGGACGTCGTCCACGAGGCCGGCTACGACGACTACGAGGTCGTCGAGGAACTCACTGGCGAGGAGATGGTCGGCTGGGAGTACGAGCACCCGCTACGCGACGAAGTGCCCGACGCACCGGGCGGCGGCTCGAACGACTTCGAGGGCGCGCTGCAGGTGTACGACGCCGACTACGTCGAGGCCGACCGGACCGGGCTGGTCCACTCCGCACCCGGCCACGGTGAGGAGGACTTCGAGCGCGGTCGCGAACTCGGGCTGGACATCGTCTGTCCCGTCGGCGGCGACGGCGTCTACACCGACGAGGCGGGCATCTACGCTGGCGAGTACGTCAAGGACGTTAACGACGGCATCATCACGGACCTGCGGTCCAGGGGGCTGATGCTCGCTGCGGGCACGACCTCCCACAGCTACGGCCACTGCTGGCGCTGTGACACCGGCATCATCCAGATCGTCACCGACCAGTGGTTCATCACGATCACCGACGTCAAGGCGGACCTGCTGGACAACATCGGGGACTCGAAGTGGTACCCCGAGTGGGCCCGCGAGAACCGCTTCCGTGACTTCGTCGAGGACGCGCCGGACTGGAACGTCTCCCGGCAGCGCTACTGGGGCATCCCCATCCCCATCTGGCTCCCTGACAACTGGAGCGGCGACATGGACGACGCCGTCGTCGTCGCCGACCGCGACGAACTCGCAGAGCGCGTCGACCAGGACGTCGACCCCGACGACGTCGACCTCCACAAGGACACCGTCGACGACCTGACCATCACCGAGGACGGCGTCACCTACGAGCGCGTCCCGGACGTCTTCGACGTCTGGCTCGACTCCTCGGTGGCGACGTGGGGCACGCTCGACTACCCCGAGGAGACCGAGGCCTTCGAGGAGCTGTGGCCCGCCGACCTCATCCTGGAAGCCCACGACCAGACCCGCGGCTGGTTCTGGTCCCAGCTCGGGATGGGCACCGCCGCCGTCGGCGAGAGCCCGTACAAGCGCGTCCTGATGCACGGCCACGCGCTGATGCCCGACGGCCGCGCGATGAGCAAGTCCAGGGACATCCGCGTCGACCCCGGCGAGGTCATCGACGACTACGGCGCCGACCCGATGCGGGCGTTCCTGCTCTCGCTGACGGCTCGCGGGGAGGACATGCAGTTCTCCTACGACGAGACCGCGGAGATGCAACGGCGGCTCAACATCCTCTGGAACGTCTTCCGCTTCCCGCTGCCGTACATGCGGATGGACGGCTTCGACCCGGACGAGGTGAGCGTCGACGACGTCGACCTCGCCATCGAGGACCGCTGGGTGCTCTCCCGGCTCCAGACCGTCGAGGCCGAGGCCACCGAGGCGATGGAGGAGTACCGCCAGGACCTCGCCATCGACGAAGTGCTGGAGTTCGTCGTCGAGGACGTCTCCCGCTACTACGTCCAGCTCGTCCGCGAGCGCATGTGGGAGGAGGAGGACAGCGAGTCCAAGCGGGCCGCCTACGCGACGCTCTACCGGGTCCTCCGCGAGGTCGTCGCGCTGCTGGCGCCCTTTACCCCATTCGTCGCCGAGGAAATCTACGGCCACCTCACCGGTGCTGACGGGCACCCCACCGTCCACATGTGCGACTGGCCCGAGGCCGACGAGCGCCTGCGCGACGACGACCTGGAAACGCGCGTCGAGGCGGTCCGCGCCGTCGAGGAGGCCGGCTCCAACGCCCGCCAGCAGGCCGAACGCAAGCTCCGCTGGCCGGTCACGCGCGTCGTCGTCGATACCGACTCGCTGCCCGTCGCAGACGCTATCGCGGCCCACGAGGACCTGGTCGCCGACCGCCTCAACGCCCGCTCCGTCGAGGTGCTCGGTCCCGACGAGTCCTGGGGCGAACTCAGCTACTCCGCCGAGGCGGACATGTCCGTCCTCGGGCCCGCGTTCGGCGACGACGCCGGACGCGTCATGCAGGCGCTCAACGACGCCCGCGTCGACGGCCCCGACCTCGACGCGCTGGAGAGCGCCGTCGAGGAGAGCCTCGGTGAGGACGTCGAGATAACCGACGAGATGGTCGAGTTCCGCCGGCAGACCCCCGACGGCGTCTCCGGCACCGAGTTCGAGGCCCTGGACGGCTCGGGCGTCGTCTACGTCGACACCACCCTCACCGAGGACATCGAGAGCGAGGGATACGCCCGCGAGGTCGTCCGCCGCGTCCAGGAGATGCGCAAGGACATGGAACTGGACATCGAGGAGCGCATCCGACTCGACCTGTCGGTCGCCGACGAGCGGGTCGACCGCCTGGTCCGAGAGCACGAGGACCTGATCAAAGAGGAGGTCCGCGCCGACGAACTCGGAGACGTCACCGACGGCCACGAGAAAACGTGGGACGTCGAAGGCGTCGAGATGACCATCGCGATAGAGGCCATCGCAACACCAGAAGCGTCCGACTAG
- a CDS encoding VOC family protein, with amino-acid sequence MITDFARATVLVEDYETALAFYVDVLGFEVIFDDELDDGTRIVHVGLPEQSPAGLWLMAAEGSDRVGDQTGGHPSFVLYTDDCRVAHDRLVDEGVEITRGPVETADDVHLHFEDPYGNEVVLVELADGDA; translated from the coding sequence ATGATAACCGACTTCGCGCGGGCGACGGTGCTGGTCGAGGACTACGAGACGGCCCTGGCGTTCTACGTCGATGTCCTCGGCTTCGAGGTGATATTCGACGACGAACTCGACGACGGGACGCGAATCGTCCACGTCGGGCTGCCCGAGCAGTCTCCCGCTGGGCTCTGGCTCATGGCAGCCGAGGGCAGCGACCGCGTCGGCGACCAGACCGGCGGCCACCCGTCGTTCGTCCTGTACACCGACGACTGCCGCGTCGCTCACGATCGGCTCGTCGACGAGGGCGTCGAAATCACGCGCGGACCGGTCGAGACGGCCGACGACGTCCACCTCCACTTCGAGGACCCCTACGGCAACGAAGTCGTGCTGGTGGAACTGGCCGACGGGGACGCGTGA
- a CDS encoding ribose-phosphate diphosphokinase translates to MIIPGSATQAFAAALADATGEPLVRAEYERFPDGEVMASVPGELSGRAVVVASTVSTDAHLELLQLQDAAREAGADEVVTVLPYMGYARQDEAFKSGQPVSSRAVARAISTGTDRVLTVNPHEEAVCDFFDVPAEPVDAAGRLAEPLPEDLADPLFLSPDEGAVDIAQAVRDAYGDGETDYFEKERDYDTGEVEITPSDADVGERDVVLTDDIIATGSTMSEAVAVLNDRGAGRVFVSCVHPMLASNALTKLQTAGVERVYGTDTIERAVSAVSAAPAVADEL, encoded by the coding sequence ATGATTATTCCCGGGTCAGCGACGCAGGCGTTCGCGGCGGCGCTGGCCGACGCCACCGGCGAGCCCCTCGTTCGCGCCGAGTACGAGCGCTTTCCCGACGGCGAGGTGATGGCGAGCGTGCCCGGCGAGCTATCGGGGCGCGCGGTGGTCGTCGCCTCCACCGTCTCCACGGACGCCCACCTCGAACTCCTCCAGCTACAGGACGCCGCGCGCGAGGCGGGCGCCGACGAGGTGGTCACGGTCCTGCCGTACATGGGCTACGCGCGTCAGGACGAGGCGTTCAAGTCCGGCCAGCCGGTCTCCTCCCGGGCGGTGGCGCGGGCCATCTCCACCGGAACCGACCGGGTGCTCACGGTCAATCCGCACGAGGAGGCTGTCTGCGACTTTTTCGACGTCCCCGCGGAGCCGGTCGACGCCGCCGGACGGCTGGCCGAGCCCTTGCCCGAGGACCTGGCCGACCCGCTCTTCCTCTCGCCCGACGAGGGCGCCGTCGACATCGCCCAGGCGGTTCGCGACGCCTACGGCGACGGCGAGACTGACTACTTCGAGAAAGAGCGGGACTACGACACCGGCGAGGTCGAGATTACGCCGAGCGACGCCGACGTGGGCGAGCGGGACGTCGTGCTCACCGACGACATCATCGCGACGGGGTCGACGATGAGCGAGGCCGTCGCGGTGCTGAACGACCGCGGTGCGGGCCGGGTGTTCGTCTCCTGCGTCCACCCGATGCTGGCGAGCAACGCGCTGACGAAACTCCAGACCGCCGGCGTCGAGCGCGTCTACGGCACCGACACCATCGAGCGCGCGGTGAGCGCCGTCAGCGCCGCGCCCGCGGTGGCCGACGAACTGTAA
- a CDS encoding MFS transporter, with protein sequence MTDTKRQLRALFFTRFANAYGLVTLLTLLSTYIELLGATGLVAGMFVTGLTLAQAVAVLPVAYLGDRFDKRFILLVGLGLATTAYAAFPFIETSLGFILVRGLQGIAATTAGLLALALVGELARDDGRGNTIGVSNAWRFAASIGGAMSAGVLYDAFGFGAVFGVLMVITAGAFVAVWRWVEPDETTVEGFAFSDMALNRRILTITSFRAQYAVAVTLVRTWVPIFAGVSVARGGLGFTAEGNAAAAGATAVAVIVSAEKFTNMLSQPYMGGLSDRFGRARFVFLGGLFYGAVAIVVPFTPAIGTALGLPAVFPFFGDLSTAFIPLLVVTGLLGVADSIREPASMALFADEGTGSGVAASFGVRDLVWRPGSILAPLAGGWLMTNAGMEWVFYLGAAAAFTGVFAFLGILSYDHGRAGLTKW encoded by the coding sequence GTGACCGATACGAAGCGACAACTACGGGCGTTGTTTTTCACTCGCTTCGCCAACGCCTACGGGCTGGTGACGCTGTTGACGCTGCTGTCGACGTACATCGAACTCCTCGGTGCGACGGGGCTGGTCGCCGGGATGTTCGTGACCGGACTGACGCTGGCACAGGCCGTCGCGGTCTTGCCAGTCGCCTACCTCGGTGACCGCTTCGACAAGCGGTTCATCCTGCTCGTCGGACTTGGGCTGGCCACCACTGCCTACGCGGCGTTCCCGTTCATCGAAACGTCCCTGGGATTCATTCTGGTCAGAGGGCTCCAGGGCATCGCCGCGACGACAGCCGGATTGCTCGCTCTCGCGCTGGTCGGTGAACTCGCGCGAGACGACGGTCGGGGCAATACCATCGGTGTCTCCAACGCCTGGCGCTTTGCCGCCTCGATCGGCGGGGCGATGTCCGCGGGCGTACTGTACGACGCCTTCGGATTCGGCGCGGTGTTCGGCGTCCTGATGGTCATCACTGCTGGCGCGTTCGTCGCTGTGTGGCGATGGGTCGAACCTGACGAGACAACCGTCGAGGGCTTCGCCTTCTCCGACATGGCGCTCAATCGCCGTATCCTCACGATCACGAGTTTCCGCGCCCAGTACGCCGTCGCCGTGACGCTCGTCCGGACCTGGGTCCCCATCTTCGCCGGCGTGTCGGTCGCACGTGGCGGCCTCGGGTTCACCGCCGAGGGGAACGCCGCGGCGGCCGGCGCGACGGCCGTGGCGGTGATCGTCTCCGCAGAGAAATTCACCAACATGCTCAGCCAGCCCTACATGGGCGGGCTCTCGGACCGGTTCGGCCGCGCACGGTTCGTCTTCCTCGGGGGGCTGTTCTACGGGGCCGTCGCTATCGTCGTTCCGTTCACGCCCGCGATCGGCACTGCGCTCGGGCTGCCGGCCGTCTTCCCCTTCTTCGGCGACCTCTCGACGGCATTCATTCCGCTGCTGGTCGTCACGGGACTCCTCGGCGTCGCCGACTCCATCCGTGAACCCGCCAGTATGGCGCTGTTCGCTGACGAAGGGACAGGTTCGGGTGTCGCAGCCAGCTTCGGCGTCCGCGACCTCGTCTGGCGGCCCGGTTCGATCCTCGCACCGCTGGCCGGCGGATGGCTCATGACTAACGCCGGCATGGAGTGGGTGTTCTACCTCGGCGCAGCCGCGGCGTTCACCGGCGTGTTCGCCTTCCTCGGCATCCTCTCGTACGACCACGGTCGCGCAGGGCTGACGAAGTGGTAG
- the hemL gene encoding glutamate-1-semialdehyde 2,1-aminomutase has product MNHEQSRDLYDRALSVMPGGVNSAVRAAIEPYPFFVERGDGGHVIDADGNRYVDWVMGLGPLLYGHDLPQPVEAAIQSHASEGPMYGTPTEVEVEHAEFVTRHVPSVEMIRFVNSGTEATVSACRLARAATGRDKIVVMQGGYHGAQESTLVEGDGDAVHPSSPGIPQAFAEQTLTLPFNDKEAAQTLFEEHGDDIAAVLTEPILANYGIVHPVEGYHETLRDLCDDYGSLLVFDEVITGFRVGGLQCAQGKFGIEPDLTTFGKLIGGGFPVGAIGGRAELVEQFTPAGDVFQAGTFSGHPVTMAAGLESLRYAAENDVHDHINDLGDRIREGLTDIVADQAPEYTVAGTDGIFKVLFSRTAPETFDGHCEAGCRQRTDCPRFDHCPKNAADVKAGETDRWRRVFWPKMKDQGIFLAQNQFEAQFVTYAHTREDVEETLEAYKEAL; this is encoded by the coding sequence ATGAACCACGAGCAGTCGCGCGACCTGTACGACCGCGCCCTGTCGGTCATGCCGGGCGGCGTCAACTCGGCGGTCCGGGCCGCCATCGAGCCGTACCCCTTCTTCGTCGAACGCGGGGACGGCGGCCACGTAATCGACGCCGACGGGAACCGGTACGTCGACTGGGTGATGGGGCTCGGACCACTACTGTACGGTCACGACCTCCCGCAGCCGGTCGAGGCCGCCATCCAGTCCCACGCGAGCGAGGGGCCGATGTACGGAACGCCGACTGAGGTCGAGGTCGAACACGCCGAGTTCGTCACGCGACACGTCCCGAGCGTCGAGATGATCCGCTTCGTCAACTCCGGGACCGAGGCGACCGTCTCCGCCTGCCGGCTCGCCCGTGCCGCGACCGGTCGCGACAAGATCGTCGTCATGCAGGGCGGCTACCACGGCGCCCAGGAGTCGACGCTCGTCGAGGGGGACGGCGACGCCGTCCACCCGTCGAGCCCGGGCATCCCGCAGGCGTTCGCCGAGCAAACGCTCACGCTGCCGTTCAACGACAAGGAGGCGGCTCAGACACTGTTCGAGGAACACGGCGACGATATCGCGGCCGTCCTGACGGAGCCGATCCTCGCGAACTACGGTATCGTCCACCCCGTCGAGGGGTATCACGAGACGCTCCGCGACCTGTGCGACGACTACGGTTCCCTGCTCGTCTTCGACGAAGTCATCACGGGCTTCCGCGTCGGCGGTCTCCAGTGCGCCCAGGGGAAGTTCGGCATCGAACCCGACCTGACCACGTTCGGCAAACTCATCGGCGGCGGCTTCCCGGTCGGTGCGATCGGTGGACGGGCCGAACTCGTCGAACAGTTCACGCCCGCCGGCGACGTCTTCCAGGCCGGGACCTTCTCCGGCCACCCGGTGACCATGGCCGCCGGTCTCGAATCCCTCCGCTACGCCGCCGAGAACGACGTGCACGACCACATCAACGACCTCGGCGACCGGATCCGCGAGGGGCTCACCGACATCGTCGCCGACCAGGCACCCGAGTACACTGTCGCAGGCACCGACGGGATCTTCAAGGTCCTCTTCTCCAGGACGGCGCCGGAGACGTTCGACGGCCACTGCGAAGCCGGCTGTCGCCAGCGGACCGACTGCCCGCGGTTCGACCACTGCCCGAAGAACGCCGCGGACGTCAAGGCGGGCGAGACAGACCGCTGGCGTCGCGTCTTCTGGCCGAAGATGAAGGACCAGGGCATCTTCCTCGCACAGAACCAGTTCGAGGCCCAGTTCGTCACCTACGCCCACACCCGGGAAGACGTCGAGGAGACTCTGGAAGCGTACAAGGAAGCGCTATAG
- the moaA gene encoding GTP 3',8-cyclase MoaA, whose amino-acid sequence MLVDAFDREVSGVRVSLTDRCNFDCVYCHNEGLGDTRGPMAPRDHEMTADDVVRFLDVAREFDVDAVKFTGGEPMLREDLAEIVRRVPDGMEVSMTTNGTFLPGRAPELVDAGLERVNVSLDALDPEQFAAVTQSGAFDRVLEGVEAALDAGLDPVKLNMVLLRETAAQVPEMVDFVADRPGLRLQLLQYMPELTGNPEWAVDVDDVHEWLAERADRVETREMHGRRRYWIGGGSGDGPADDGGELDDETAGMVEVVDPVGNEDFCANCHRVRVTHDGKLKGCLNRTDDLRSMGEMTTEEIRETFRETVANRVPYYGEYMVEEDGEWVVDEKYLDAVPEPSD is encoded by the coding sequence GTGCTCGTTGACGCGTTCGACCGCGAGGTGTCGGGCGTCCGCGTCTCGCTGACCGACCGGTGTAACTTCGACTGCGTCTACTGCCACAACGAGGGGCTGGGCGACACCCGCGGCCCGATGGCCCCCCGCGACCACGAGATGACGGCCGACGACGTAGTCCGGTTCCTGGACGTCGCCCGCGAGTTCGACGTCGACGCCGTGAAGTTCACCGGCGGCGAGCCGATGCTCCGCGAGGACCTGGCGGAGATCGTCCGCCGGGTCCCCGACGGGATGGAGGTCTCGATGACGACCAACGGCACGTTCCTGCCCGGCCGAGCCCCCGAACTGGTCGACGCCGGGCTGGAGCGGGTCAACGTCTCGCTCGACGCGCTGGACCCCGAGCAGTTCGCCGCGGTGACCCAGTCGGGCGCCTTCGACCGCGTGCTGGAAGGGGTCGAGGCCGCCCTCGACGCGGGCCTCGACCCCGTCAAACTCAACATGGTGTTGCTGCGCGAGACCGCCGCGCAGGTCCCGGAGATGGTCGACTTCGTCGCCGACCGGCCGGGCCTGCGCCTCCAGTTGCTCCAGTACATGCCCGAACTGACCGGCAACCCCGAGTGGGCCGTCGACGTCGACGACGTCCACGAGTGGCTCGCCGAGCGGGCCGACCGCGTCGAGACCCGCGAGATGCACGGTCGCCGGCGCTACTGGATCGGTGGCGGAAGCGGCGACGGCCCGGCCGACGATGGCGGCGAACTGGACGACGAGACGGCCGGGATGGTCGAGGTCGTCGACCCCGTCGGCAACGAGGACTTCTGCGCCAACTGCCACCGCGTCCGGGTCACCCACGACGGGAAGCTGAAGGGCTGTCTCAACCGCACGGACGACCTGCGATCGATGGGCGAGATGACGACCGAGGAGATTCGAGAGACGTTCCGCGAGACCGTGGCGAACCGCGTCCCCTACTACGGCGAGTACATGGTCGAGGAGGACGGCGAGTGGGTCGTCGACGAGAAGTACCTCGACGCCGTCCCGGAGCCGTCGGACTGA